The Acidianus infernus genome window below encodes:
- a CDS encoding thiamine pyrophosphate-binding protein, producing the protein MSAPKRKEETVGKEMTGDEALAYVLKEIGTKKVFTTISLPENLRERLKEYEIEQDISLNSRDALLLAETYAMENNTAGVVIQIPGTEILNGIDVIAQAYADSVPLLIIGSLRSYRDVGRARVGELRTPDDLSSTLAPITKLRERAISIEEITVTVEKANKEALSNRPRPAFVEIAEDLFKMKAYPLSPAEQKPEKRTPDKNTVAKVAEVLSNSKLPVIVAGYGVITSEAHNELIELAELLDAPVITTIKGKGSFPASHQLFAGEGLGIIGTDIGNKLLAEADSILFLGTRLTQLSTGGWSMKFKGFTMHNNIDGEDIGKVIMPHLPIVADTGLFLKELLVLLKQKIKDKIDRGIRYEILRSKKEPELRTHSGLWPWDVVKTLTDFKFSKIFVDLSAVTFDMIRYPVDKPVWFTSESIISKGLGIAGVIQSKDKNALGVTDLPSITRNLGLLQSKRDEAKGTLIVFNDKASTYLDTTASDAPTIKRSWSSINIDLKFLGAIDVNSTAELKEALNNNEGDNKLRIINVNIDPQYDSVVLIRM; encoded by the coding sequence TTGAGCGCGCCTAAAAGAAAGGAAGAGACTGTAGGAAAAGAAATGACCGGAGATGAAGCTTTAGCTTATGTTTTAAAAGAAATAGGCACAAAAAAAGTATTTACAACTATTAGTCTTCCTGAAAATTTAAGAGAAAGATTAAAAGAATATGAAATAGAACAAGATATTTCATTAAATTCAAGGGATGCGTTACTTTTAGCAGAAACCTATGCAATGGAAAATAATACTGCAGGAGTAGTAATTCAGATACCAGGAACAGAAATACTTAATGGAATCGATGTAATAGCACAAGCTTATGCTGATTCAGTTCCACTTTTAATTATAGGTAGTTTAAGATCATATAGAGATGTAGGTAGAGCAAGAGTAGGAGAATTAAGAACCCCAGATGACTTAAGCTCTACTCTAGCACCAATTACTAAATTGAGAGAAAGAGCAATAAGTATCGAGGAGATAACAGTAACTGTAGAGAAGGCAAATAAAGAGGCTTTAAGCAATAGACCGAGGCCGGCCTTCGTTGAAATAGCTGAAGACCTTTTCAAGATGAAGGCTTATCCATTATCTCCTGCGGAACAAAAACCTGAAAAGAGAACTCCAGATAAGAATACTGTAGCAAAAGTAGCCGAGGTTTTATCAAACTCAAAGCTTCCAGTAATAGTTGCTGGATACGGTGTTATAACTAGCGAGGCTCATAATGAATTAATAGAACTTGCAGAACTACTTGATGCACCAGTAATTACTACAATAAAAGGCAAAGGAAGTTTTCCTGCATCTCACCAACTTTTTGCAGGAGAAGGATTAGGCATAATAGGAACAGATATAGGCAATAAGCTTCTGGCAGAAGCTGATTCAATTCTTTTCTTAGGAACTAGATTAACTCAATTGTCTACCGGTGGATGGTCAATGAAATTCAAGGGATTTACAATGCATAATAACATTGATGGCGAAGATATAGGAAAAGTAATCATGCCTCATTTACCCATAGTGGCAGATACTGGTCTATTCTTAAAGGAGCTACTTGTATTACTAAAGCAGAAGATTAAAGATAAAATTGATAGAGGCATAAGGTACGAGATTCTTAGATCTAAAAAGGAGCCAGAATTAAGAACTCATAGTGGATTATGGCCTTGGGATGTAGTTAAGACGCTGACAGACTTTAAGTTTAGTAAAATCTTTGTAGACTTGTCTGCAGTAACTTTCGACATGATAAGATATCCTGTTGATAAACCAGTATGGTTCACTTCAGAAAGTATTATTTCTAAAGGTTTAGGAATAGCAGGAGTTATACAGTCTAAGGATAAAAACGCTTTAGGAGTAACAGATTTACCTTCGATTACTAGAAACTTAGGACTATTACAATCAAAGAGAGATGAGGCTAAAGGAACATTAATAGTGTTTAATGATAAGGCTTCCACATATTTAGATACTACAGCATCCGATGCACCTACAATAAAAAGAAGCTGGTCTTCAATTAATATAGATTTAAAATTCTTAGGCGCAATTGACGTAAATTCAACTGCTGAATTAAAAGAAGCATTGAATAATAATGAAGGAGATAATAAACTTAGGATCATAAATGTAAATATTGATCCGCAATACGACTCTGTCGTTCTTATAAGAATGTGA
- a CDS encoding nucleotidyltransferase — MISFNSVGEVLEELRKISDFVIIGDTIVDLLLKRKGTESDVDIFPTEISAIAEGEKYRELAEEKNWDFGSTPIDTPRIIVPVEEGQLQIDIYDNIQDFFVPQEILNSAEEMKIGKFTFKVIRLEDYILLKVNAYREEDEDELKGILYYIAEGKLKINKDYLEKHIELFEENANSIKERLKDIGFRLS, encoded by the coding sequence TTGATAAGTTTTAACTCAGTTGGAGAAGTCTTAGAAGAACTGAGGAAAATATCAGATTTTGTAATAATAGGAGATACAATAGTAGATCTACTTTTAAAGAGAAAGGGAACTGAAAGCGATGTAGATATATTTCCCACTGAAATAAGTGCTATAGCTGAAGGAGAAAAATATAGGGAATTAGCTGAAGAAAAAAATTGGGACTTTGGTTCAACACCTATAGATACTCCTAGAATAATAGTCCCAGTAGAAGAAGGTCAATTGCAAATTGATATTTATGATAATATCCAAGATTTCTTTGTACCACAAGAGATACTAAATAGTGCAGAAGAAATGAAAATTGGAAAATTCACATTTAAGGTAATAAGACTTGAAGATTACATATTGTTAAAAGTTAATGCTTATAGAGAAGAAGACGAGGATGAGCTGAAAGGCATTCTATATTATATAGCTGAAGGAAAATTAAAAATAAACAAGGATTACCTTGAAAAACACATAGAATTATTTGAAGAAAATGCTAATAGTATAAAAGAAAGACTTAAGGATATTGGTTTTAGGCTTTCTTAG
- a CDS encoding 50S ribosomal protein L40e: MPITDPEKLRIVQERVFIKKVCRNCGALNSIKATKCRRCHSRNLRIKKKELPAKKA, translated from the coding sequence ATGCCTATTACCGATCCTGAAAAGCTCAGAATAGTCCAAGAAAGAGTGTTCATTAAAAAAGTTTGTAGAAACTGCGGTGCTTTAAACTCAATAAAAGCTACTAAATGCAGAAGATGTCATAGTAGGAATTTAAGAATCAAAAAGAAAGAACTACCAGCTAAGAAAGCCTAA
- a CDS encoding transcription elongation factor NusA produces MKIPLDYLCVKSGLLCNRCQSLVDSGEVDSFEVKVMQALLELEETQFKELKDSTYYKAIKVNDLLILLVGSGPSMTIQKWIKVAKALQDKLHMKVRIIEKTNNIKNSAIQLLSPARVLGVNTVWLPDGSVQYVIRVSKSERKLLPADSNILESALSKIHDTRVKIRVE; encoded by the coding sequence ATGAAAATTCCCCTTGATTATTTGTGTGTAAAAAGTGGCCTGCTTTGCAATAGATGCCAGAGTCTTGTAGATAGTGGAGAGGTAGATAGTTTTGAAGTAAAGGTAATGCAAGCTCTTTTAGAATTAGAGGAGACTCAATTTAAAGAATTGAAAGACTCAACATATTATAAGGCAATTAAGGTAAATGATCTTTTAATCCTTTTAGTTGGGAGTGGTCCGTCTATGACCATACAAAAGTGGATAAAGGTCGCTAAAGCTCTACAAGATAAGCTTCATATGAAAGTAAGGATAATAGAAAAGACTAACAATATTAAGAATAGTGCAATACAATTACTTTCACCCGCAAGAGTTTTAGGAGTTAATACTGTATGGTTGCCCGACGGTTCTGTTCAATACGTGATAAGAGTTTCAAAAAGCGAAAGAAAATTATTGCCTGCCGACTCTAACATCTTAGAATCAGCTTTATCAAAAATTCATGATACAAGAGTTAAGATAAGGGTTGAGTAA
- the aspS gene encoding aspartate--tRNA(Asn) ligase yields the protein MLKSDFVAEISPEQDGKEVTVAGWVHTIRDLGGKKFILLRDRSGLGQIVIDKSNTKAFELSKDLTQESVILVKGIVKADKRAPNGVEIHANELEILSKAKAPLPLDVSGKVNADLDTRLRERLLDLRRLEMEAVIKIQSEAIRAFREYLYSQKFVEIFTPKIIATATEGGAQLFPVIYFGKEAFLAQSPQLYKELLAGTIERVFEVAPAWRAEESDTPYHLSEFLSADIEVAFADYNDIMNIVENTLDFMVNKVRNNCQKELKILNHTLPEIKKPIRRITYSEAIEILQSAGVNIKFGDDIGTPEQRILHQKLNEDLYFIIDWPSTARPFYTRRKSNNPELSESFDLIYRWVEIASGSSRNYKREVLEEELKSRGLNIASFEFFLKWFDYGMPPHAGVGIGVQRLMMLFTGLQNVKEISLFPRDKKRLVP from the coding sequence ATGCTTAAGTCCGATTTTGTAGCAGAAATATCTCCAGAGCAAGATGGGAAGGAAGTTACAGTAGCAGGATGGGTTCACACTATAAGAGATCTAGGAGGAAAGAAATTTATATTACTTAGAGATAGGTCAGGCTTAGGTCAAATAGTTATTGATAAAAGTAATACGAAAGCTTTTGAATTAAGCAAAGATTTAACTCAAGAATCAGTGATCTTAGTTAAAGGTATAGTAAAAGCTGATAAGAGAGCTCCAAACGGAGTAGAAATACACGCAAATGAACTTGAAATTTTAAGTAAAGCAAAAGCTCCTCTTCCGTTGGACGTTTCTGGGAAAGTTAACGCAGATTTGGATACTAGACTTAGGGAAAGGCTATTGGATCTAAGAAGATTGGAAATGGAAGCTGTGATAAAAATACAATCTGAGGCTATAAGAGCCTTTAGAGAGTATCTATACTCACAAAAATTTGTTGAAATTTTTACACCTAAGATAATTGCTACTGCAACTGAAGGAGGAGCACAACTATTTCCAGTTATATATTTTGGCAAAGAAGCATTCTTAGCTCAAAGCCCACAGCTTTACAAGGAACTATTAGCTGGAACAATTGAAAGAGTATTTGAAGTCGCTCCGGCTTGGAGAGCTGAAGAGTCTGATACACCTTATCACTTATCAGAATTCTTAAGTGCAGATATTGAAGTAGCATTTGCAGATTATAATGATATAATGAACATTGTTGAAAATACATTAGACTTTATGGTAAATAAGGTAAGAAATAATTGTCAAAAAGAATTGAAAATACTCAATCATACTTTACCAGAGATTAAAAAACCTATTAGGAGGATAACCTATTCTGAAGCAATAGAGATATTGCAAAGCGCTGGAGTTAATATAAAATTTGGGGATGATATAGGAACACCTGAGCAAAGAATTCTCCACCAGAAATTAAATGAAGATTTATATTTCATAATTGACTGGCCTTCTACTGCTAGACCATTTTACACAAGAAGGAAAAGTAATAATCCTGAATTAAGCGAAAGCTTTGATTTAATTTATAGATGGGTTGAAATAGCCTCTGGAAGCAGTAGAAACTACAAGAGGGAAGTTCTAGAAGAAGAATTAAAGTCTAGAGGACTAAATATAGCAAGTTTTGAGTTCTTCTTAAAATGGTTTGATTATGGAATGCCTCCTCATGCTGGTGTGGGAATAGGAGTACAAAGACTAATGATGCTTTTCACCGGATTACAAAACGTAAAAGAAATCTCGTTATTCCCAAGGGATAAGAAAAGACTTGTTCCTTAG
- the truD gene encoding tRNA pseudouridine(13) synthase TruD, with protein MTINSIDIAVGIERHLHEWPTIDAEIPRPEGFRVIEEINYKPCIEWKGEKSGKYAVYLLEKTNVDHFTAMYELTKILKRKVNYIGIKDTNAITSQIVYTDSSSTVQEFESDGIKLKFLGYSNQKFNHTGNIFTIKLVTSKFDEVIERIKVINKDPFIPAFVGYQRFGTRRPMTHVIGYYIVKKDWYNAVMSILAYPFYSESDLMKDLRKMIMEGNYKEALSFIPSKFKQERVLLKNLIKDNNFFLALKNSFIPLSFYVEAYQSYLFNKFLSRKMNDIGKNSVLGIYSDIRKCDEICKEIYDEEGIDPSNFKIKELKINKPQLVRKAFTKVRSLKADEKNNEISFALDRGMYATVFLVELLNIDARKIT; from the coding sequence ATTACTATAAATTCCATTGATATTGCAGTAGGAATTGAAAGACATTTACACGAATGGCCTACAATTGATGCAGAAATACCTAGACCAGAAGGTTTTAGAGTAATAGAAGAAATAAACTACAAACCGTGCATTGAATGGAAAGGAGAAAAATCTGGGAAATACGCAGTATATCTTCTAGAGAAGACTAATGTTGATCATTTTACCGCAATGTATGAATTAACTAAAATTTTGAAGAGAAAAGTTAACTATATAGGAATAAAGGACACTAATGCAATCACATCCCAAATAGTTTACACAGATTCTTCATCTACTGTGCAAGAATTTGAAAGTGATGGGATTAAGCTAAAATTTCTTGGTTATTCAAATCAAAAGTTCAACCATACAGGAAATATATTCACAATAAAACTTGTAACTTCTAAATTTGATGAAGTAATAGAAAGGATTAAGGTAATTAATAAAGATCCTTTTATCCCAGCCTTTGTAGGCTATCAAAGGTTTGGAACTAGGAGACCCATGACTCATGTCATAGGTTATTATATTGTTAAAAAAGATTGGTATAATGCAGTAATGTCTATATTAGCTTACCCTTTTTACTCAGAGTCAGATTTAATGAAAGATTTAAGAAAAATGATAATGGAAGGAAATTACAAGGAGGCATTAAGTTTCATACCAAGTAAATTTAAACAGGAAAGAGTACTTCTGAAGAATCTTATCAAGGATAATAATTTCTTTTTAGCGTTAAAAAACTCGTTTATTCCTCTAAGTTTTTATGTTGAAGCGTATCAAAGTTATTTGTTCAATAAGTTTTTATCTAGAAAAATGAATGATATAGGGAAAAACTCTGTTTTAGGCATATATTCTGATATACGAAAATGTGATGAAATATGTAAAGAAATTTATGATGAAGAAGGAATAGATCCAAGTAATTTTAAGATAAAAGAGTTGAAAATAAATAAGCCACAACTGGTTAGAAAAGCGTTTACGAAAGTAAGAAGTCTAAAAGCTGATGAGAAAAATAACGAAATATCTTTTGCATTAGATAGGGGAATGTATGCTACAGTTTTTCTAGTGGAACTATTAAATATAGATGCAAGAAAAATAACCTAA
- the pth2 gene encoding peptidyl-tRNA hydrolase Pth2, whose product MKMVIMVRNDIKMGKGKIAAQVAHAAVSLVLDILNSNNNIWKSCLKEWINEGQPKIVVKVENLEELLKRAELARQKNLPVSIIQDAGKTQVEPGTITCAGIGPCEDSLIDSITGDLKLL is encoded by the coding sequence ATGAAAATGGTGATAATGGTACGGAATGACATAAAAATGGGCAAAGGTAAGATTGCTGCCCAGGTTGCTCATGCAGCAGTTTCTCTAGTTTTAGATATTTTAAATTCCAATAATAATATCTGGAAATCTTGCCTTAAAGAATGGATAAATGAAGGTCAGCCTAAGATAGTTGTAAAAGTCGAAAACCTTGAGGAACTGCTGAAGAGAGCAGAACTTGCCAGGCAAAAAAATTTACCAGTAAGTATAATCCAAGATGCAGGAAAAACTCAAGTTGAACCTGGGACTATAACTTGTGCGGGTATAGGTCCTTGTGAAGACTCCTTAATAGATTCAATAACCGGTGATCTAAAATTACTATAA
- a CDS encoding zinc finger domain-containing protein, with amino-acid sequence MSVKLSLREEIEPPVCSSCGRIIHPRERGVAFYCPNCGEVLILRDKYCRLQGVEYTCPKCGFTGP; translated from the coding sequence TTGTCAGTCAAGCTTAGTTTAAGAGAAGAAATAGAGCCTCCAGTTTGCAGTAGTTGTGGAAGAATTATACATCCTAGAGAGAGAGGAGTAGCATTTTATTGCCCTAATTGTGGTGAAGTCTTGATATTAAGGGATAAATACTGTAGATTACAAGGGGTAGAATATACTTGTCCTAAGTGCGGTTTTACTGGACCTTAA
- a CDS encoding elongation factor 1-beta, which translates to MTDVLVVLKVFPDSDEVNLDKLAEEISKKLPQNYSIVRKETEPIAFGLQALVLYVKMPEETEGGTDTLEEIASNVEGVSHAEVVGITRLGF; encoded by the coding sequence ATGACAGATGTTTTGGTAGTACTAAAAGTATTTCCTGATAGCGATGAGGTTAATTTAGATAAGTTAGCAGAGGAAATATCTAAGAAACTTCCTCAAAATTATTCCATAGTGAGAAAAGAGACTGAACCTATAGCTTTTGGTTTACAAGCTCTAGTTCTTTACGTTAAAATGCCAGAAGAGACTGAAGGAGGAACAGATACGCTTGAAGAAATTGCTTCTAATGTAGAAGGAGTAAGTCATGCCGAAGTAGTTGGAATAACGAGGCTCGGCTTTTAA
- a CDS encoding CDC48 family AAA ATPase, with amino-acid sequence MATSSSAEEPRKRELILKVVEARQKDVGRGKVRIDLDLLSQIDVSPGDVVEIEGQRKTAAIAWPLSADDYTGEKDIIRMDGITRKNAGVSIGDKVIVRKATVKPATSVKLAPSNFSITVDPGFVAYVKKKLKEFPLVEGDTVLIPVLGQAIPFTVIQVRPAGIVMVTDETSINISDKPVEQTRYPRVTYEDIGGLKNIIQKVRELVELPLRHPELFKRLGIEPPKGVLLYGPPGTGKTLLAKAVANETDAYFTSINGPEIMSKFYGESEQRLREIFEDAKKHAPAIIFIDEIDAIAPKRDEVIGEVERRVVAQLLTLMDGLESRGNVIVIAATNRPNAVDPALRRPGRFDREIEIPLPDKQGRLEILQIHTRNMPLAKDVDLEKLAEVTHGYTGADLAALVREAAMNALRRYLPKIDITLDKIPPEILESMEVKMEDFMNALKEIVPSGMREIYIEVPEVRWDDIGGLGDIKEELREVAEYPLKFQEYYEMTGIEPPKGILLFGPPGTGKTMLAKAVATESGANFIAVRGPEVLSKWVGESERAIREIFRKARMYAPTVIFFDEIDAIAPMRGMSPDTGVTERIVNQLLAEMDGIEKLDNVVIIAATNRPDILDPALLRPGRFEKLIYVPPPDKQARYEILRVHTKKVVLGEDVNLEEIAEKTDGYTGADLAALVREAAMIAIREGMKTCIDKINNLCPPTDTDCRDAKMKECMKGSSVKIEMRHFEEALKKVKPSVSQDMIQFYQSWLEKARQQLPRQVLKPSTYT; translated from the coding sequence TTGGCAACCAGTTCTTCTGCTGAAGAACCCAGGAAGCGTGAGCTTATATTAAAAGTTGTTGAAGCTAGACAAAAGGATGTAGGAAGAGGAAAAGTAAGGATAGACTTAGATTTGCTATCTCAAATCGATGTTAGTCCAGGGGACGTTGTAGAAATTGAAGGACAGAGAAAAACAGCAGCAATTGCATGGCCATTATCTGCCGATGATTATACTGGAGAGAAAGATATAATAAGAATGGACGGAATAACAAGGAAAAACGCTGGAGTATCCATAGGAGATAAAGTAATAGTAAGGAAGGCTACTGTAAAACCTGCAACGTCTGTAAAGCTAGCACCATCTAACTTCTCCATTACCGTAGATCCAGGTTTTGTTGCGTATGTTAAGAAAAAATTGAAAGAATTTCCATTAGTAGAAGGAGATACTGTGCTAATACCAGTACTTGGGCAAGCTATACCATTTACTGTAATTCAAGTAAGGCCTGCAGGAATTGTAATGGTTACTGATGAGACTAGTATAAACATAAGCGATAAACCAGTTGAACAGACTAGGTATCCAAGAGTAACTTATGAAGATATAGGAGGATTAAAGAATATAATACAAAAAGTAAGGGAACTTGTAGAATTACCATTAAGACATCCAGAATTGTTCAAAAGGTTAGGAATAGAACCGCCAAAGGGAGTATTACTTTATGGTCCTCCAGGCACAGGAAAGACGTTGTTAGCAAAGGCTGTAGCAAATGAAACAGACGCATATTTCACTTCAATTAACGGACCAGAAATAATGAGCAAGTTTTATGGTGAAAGCGAACAAAGACTAAGAGAAATATTTGAAGATGCTAAAAAGCATGCCCCGGCTATAATTTTCATAGATGAGATAGACGCAATAGCGCCTAAGAGAGACGAAGTAATAGGAGAAGTAGAAAGGAGAGTAGTAGCGCAACTATTAACTTTAATGGACGGATTAGAGAGTAGAGGCAATGTAATAGTAATTGCGGCAACTAATAGACCAAACGCAGTAGACCCTGCACTTAGAAGGCCAGGAAGATTTGATAGAGAAATAGAAATACCTTTACCAGATAAGCAGGGAAGATTAGAGATTCTTCAAATACATACTAGAAATATGCCATTAGCTAAAGATGTAGATCTAGAAAAATTAGCAGAAGTTACTCACGGATATACTGGTGCAGATTTAGCTGCGTTAGTAAGAGAAGCAGCAATGAACGCCCTAAGGAGATACTTACCAAAGATAGATATTACGTTGGACAAGATTCCACCAGAAATTTTGGAATCGATGGAAGTAAAGATGGAAGATTTCATGAACGCCCTAAAGGAGATAGTACCTAGTGGAATGAGAGAAATTTACATTGAAGTACCAGAGGTAAGATGGGATGATATTGGCGGGCTAGGGGATATAAAGGAAGAATTGAGAGAAGTTGCCGAGTACCCACTAAAGTTCCAAGAATACTACGAGATGACTGGAATTGAACCGCCTAAGGGAATCTTACTATTTGGTCCTCCAGGTACTGGAAAAACAATGTTAGCTAAGGCTGTAGCAACTGAGAGCGGAGCAAACTTCATTGCAGTAAGAGGCCCAGAAGTATTATCAAAATGGGTAGGAGAAAGCGAGAGAGCAATAAGAGAGATCTTTAGAAAAGCTAGAATGTACGCCCCAACGGTAATATTCTTCGACGAAATAGATGCAATAGCGCCTATGAGAGGAATGTCACCAGATACTGGCGTAACCGAAAGAATCGTTAATCAGTTATTAGCAGAAATGGACGGAATAGAAAAACTTGATAATGTAGTAATAATTGCGGCAACTAATAGACCAGATATATTAGATCCTGCGCTATTAAGACCAGGTAGATTTGAAAAATTAATATACGTACCACCACCAGATAAGCAGGCAAGGTATGAAATATTAAGAGTTCATACTAAGAAGGTAGTACTAGGAGAAGATGTTAACCTAGAAGAAATTGCAGAGAAGACTGATGGATATACTGGTGCAGATTTAGCTGCGTTAGTAAGAGAAGCAGCAATGATAGCAATAAGAGAAGGAATGAAAACTTGCATAGATAAGATAAATAATCTATGCCCACCAACTGATACCGACTGTCGTGACGCTAAAATGAAAGAATGCATGAAAGGTTCTAGTGTTAAAATAGAAATGAGGCATTTTGAAGAGGCATTGAAGAAAGTGAAGCCATCCGTATCTCAGGATATGATACAATTCTATCAATCTTGGTTAGAGAAAGCTAGACAGCAACTACCAAGACAAGTGTTAAAGCCTTCGACATACACGTGA